cttcaacaactatcggttagtttcggttgatcctaagtttttgcttcttcacatgatgtttgctattcttagaatgtcattttcttttgctttgcttgctgtttgaataaaataccaagatctaaaattattaaatgttagagagtcttcatatagttgcataatcattcgactactcattgatcttcacttatatctttcggagtagtttgtcatttgctctagtgcttcacttatacccttttagagcacggtggtggttttattttatagaaatagatgaactctcatgcttcacttatattattttgagtcctaaacaacatggtaatttgctttggttatgaatttagtcctaatatgatgggcatccaagagggatataataaaaactttcatatagagtgcattgaatactaagagaagtttaatacttgataattgttttgagatatgaagatagtgatattaaagttgtgctagttgagtagttgtgaatttgagaaatacttgtgttgaagtttgcaagtcccgtagcatgcacgtatggtaaatgttgtgtaacaaatttgaaacatgaggtgttatttgattgtcttccttatgagtgccggtcggggacgagcgatggtcttttcctaccaatctacccccctaggagcatgcgcgcaatacttggtttttgatgacttgtagatttttgcaacaagtatgcgagttctttatgattaatgagtccatggattatgcgcactcttacccttccatcattgctagcctcttcggtaccgtgcattgccctttctcacattgagagttggtgcaaacttcgccggtgcatccaaaccccgtgatatgatacgctctatcacacataaacctccctatatcttcctcaaaacagccaccatacctacctattatggcatttccatagccattccgagatatattgccatgcaactttccaccattccgtttattatgccacgcatcatcattgtcatattgctttgcatgatcatgtagttgacatcgtatttgtggcaaagccaccgttcataatttttcatacatgtcactcttgattcatcgcaatcctggtacaccgccggaggcattcatatagagtcatatcttgttctagtatcgagttgtaatctttgagttgtaaataaatagaagtgtgatgatcatcattaatagagcattgtcccaaaaaggccaaaaaagaggggaaggccaaaaaaagaaaggccaaataataattaaaaaagggccaaataaaaaataaaaaataaaataaaagggacaatgctactatcctttttccacacttgtgcttcaaagtagcaccatgatcttcatgatagagagtctcttgttttgtcactttcatatactagtggaaaattttcattatagaacttggcttgtatattccaacaatgggccttctcaagtgccctagatcttcatgagcaagcaagttggatgcacacccacttagtttcttttgttgagatttcatgcatttatagctctagtgcatccgttgcatggcaatccctactccttgcattgacatcaattgatgggcatctccctagcccattgattaaccgcatcaatgtgagactttctccgttttatcttctccacataaccccctcattacattctattccacccatagtgctatatccatggctcacgctcatgtattgcgtgaaagttgaaaaaagtttaagattactaaagtgtgaaacaattgcttggcttgtcatcggggttgtgcatgatgagagcattcttgtgtgacgaaaatggagcatgaccaaactatatgattttgtagggatgaactttctttggccatgttattttgagaagacatgattgcttagttagtatgcttgaagtattattatttttatgtcaatattaaacttttgtcttgaatcttatggatctgaatattcttgccacaataaagaagattacatgaataaatatgttaggtagcattccacatcaaaaattctgtttttatcatttacctacttgaggacgagcaggaattaagcttggggatgctgatacgtctccaacgtatctataattttgattgtattgggtgtgttggggacacaagagactttttgttgtttggttgcagggttgcttgagagagaccatcttcatcctacgcctcctacggattgataaaccttatgtcatccacttgagggaaatttgctattgtcctacaaacctctgcacttggaggcccaacaacatctacaagaagaaggttgtgtagtagacatcagtgggtcATTGTAACGCCCCTATAATTAACCTACAACATTATCCCCTCTAATTatacaatgtcatcatgttttgcaATAATGAATGCCACTTGCCCCAAATCAAAATCGAATTCAAATTTCAATTATAAGACAAAATAAGGTTTCTTCAAACAATATTTTTTTGGTGGTATTGCAAAGAATCCCTAAGTATTtatgttaaggaaaacaacatcacccaAATTCCCAAAATGCCCCTAACAATATTTAATGGGGACTAACAACTAATAGGGCCAtttcaaaataaacaaatatttTAACACTTCaaaatgatttgaaattttgtGTACTAGTTCAAAATATTGCCTAATATTTATGTGCCAAAAGTCAAGTTCATAAAAAATCATTTGGtattaaaataaaatagaaaagagagaaataaaaataaaacagaaaaggaaaaaaaagaaaaagacaaaaccCTACACTATGCCATTGGGCCTTATGTGGACACAATGCGATCCAGCCCACCTGCCTCGGCATCCCCCTACCTCTCGCCAACGTCGTGCAAAGGTCGGGTGCACAACATGGCCACCGATGTCGCATGCCATCCGATACCCCTGCCCTATTTAGAGCCTCTCGTGGAAAACCCTAGATCGATCCcaatccctccccccccccacgtcGCGGTTCCTCCTCCCTAGCCCCTCCCGCTTGATACCAAGCTCGTACGAGCGTAGCCATCGCCATGGCCACGCCACCCACATTGCCATCGTCCTCTCCGCAGCCAGAGAGCCTGTACAGAAGCTTCGTCGTCGTCCACTACCTCGACTCCGACCTCGGGCTCGAGCTGGGGGACCCCATAACGTGCACCTCAATCGGTTTCTTCCTTCTCCCCTACCGTCACCATTGCCGTTGATCTGCGCATCCCCGACCAGCCCCAACCTCCTTGAGCTCACCACCATGCTCCCTGCGAGCGTCCACATCTTTTCCCCATCTTCCCCATGCGATAGCTTGCTCTACCGCTATTTCCCGGAGAGCCAAAACccaccgccgcctgagctcatcGCCGGCATCACTCTGGTCACCAATTGGTCACGCGTGTGTATCCACTGGCTCCGTGCATGCCCGTAGAATAGTTCTAGAACCCTGGACCGCTCGAACTCGGGGTAAAACAAGGATTCCTCTGAGCTCCCCTTCTGGCTACGGTCGGACGTTGTTGCTCCGGCCAAATCTGGTCTCCCCTGGTCGGACCAGTGCTAGCATTCGACGCGCCGTATCACTGGCGTTCGAACGCGACCAGTCTCACGTCCATCCATGCCCTGTGGACGAATTCCGCGCGTCGCCGCCATGTTCTGTGGTCACTGGCGGTAAACGTCGGTGGTGATGATGTGACCAATTAGTTTAAATGCTAATGACCCTTTTACTTAAGCCCACGACCACTTACATGTGGGCCATGCGACTGTAGTGATTAGGATTAGCACAAATTAAATATGTTAACTAATTGACACACTGACAGTAGGGCCCCACCTCCTAATTAACCTATTTAACTTAACTTAATCAATTGTTAAGTTAACATTCACTCACTGCGAGGCCCCACATGTCAGATTGACCAGTCTAAGTCCATAGTTGACTGCTCACTGGGCAGCCAACTAGATCCCATGTGCCAGCCTGTGTAACACTCTGTTGGGTGCACTTTCTGTGTGCGCTTAGCATTTATCCAATTAATTTGAATTAATAATAAATTCAGAAAATCTTTAAAATTTtgggaattcatataaaataaaccgtagctcaggtgaaaataatttatatatggaagtTGATCAGAAAAATGTAACGAATCTGTAATATGTCATTTGCATGCATGACCAACACCTCTATCATAATGAACATTGATATTTTGCATCAGAATCAATTAATGAAATAATATCTGGAGTCAGGTAAATATTCCATATATTTTCCCACTTCAACTAAATTGTGTAGTACTAAAACAGAGCACATCATCATCACCTTTTGCCATCCCATGCATTTGTGTTGCatttgtttgctctgttatttatttgtttaccCCACATTTGCTTTTATTGGTAGACCCTGAGACAGCTGTAAACCATGAGATCGACTACATCATTGAGTAGCTGGTTTCATCTATAGAgcaatcaggcaagcaacccccctgcCCTTTGATCATTCCAATATGGCCTATTCTTTCTCTCTACTTTCATGCATTAGGTATTTGTATCTCTATTATTCAGTTGATcatactctgatgcatagcctgattttGTCGCCTGGTAAAAGTACTTGACATGTTATGCTAGCATGCCTAGTATAGCTATGCTGGTGTTCCATTAGTTGGCCCTACATCCTTGTTTGTGTTGCTATGCTAGATTACCAGGCTATGATACCCTATGGGCGGGTATGCTTTACATTACTACATTACAATGTTACATTTATGTTGGTATGGGGGCTGAAGGGCAGGTGGTACCATACAGTAAGAGATGGACCTGAGCCCCGACAACTCCTGAGTGATGCAACACGGGAACCCAACAGATATCCACTAGATGATGGTGATGTTAGTATTGTCCCCACATTTTTGAAGTTAGTGGAACGACAAGATATGCGAAGACCATCCAGGATGAGGTGGGCCCAGGCCCTGGTCGATGTCCATAGATAAATGGAATAATACGACCAACAAGATTTGGGTATTTGAACCGAGATTGTCACTAGCATATACACACTAACCACCGTGCACGGTAATGTTTATGGGGCCCTCAACATCACCAGTTCCTCCTGAAAGCTTTCTTAGATGTCACAGTTTAGAACTGTAGGCTGATTGTTGGGGTGAGCGTAGTACTACCTGCTATCTGTACAGAGATGGGCTTGGTCCCCGACCAGTCTCGCCACGTGCAGGAGCGGATTAGGTGAGCGGCCGAACAACCCTTtcacgcttaggatgtagaccgacgggTGACTTCTCTAGAGAGCCTAGGTAGGACTTCGGTGTGTCGATTGTCCGAGGCCGAGCattacccaggaaagtgtgtctggccagagaTAATCTAGCGTatcgggttatgtggtgcacccctgcagggaagacgaAACTATTTGGGTAGCCGCGTCCATTGTAACGGATGGCTTGGAGATGTACCCCGATCTTATACCACTTGAACtggatacttgataaaacacacctACTATATATGTCTATACAACTTGAACCGGTTACTAGATATGATTCACTAGTTCTATAAATATGGAATGCCCGAGGAtcgctttcttgcagggagtcgaggaaggatttCAGGGTATGGTATTGTTGTACTATTTACTTATACTCATATGCGCACATACCCTTCCTTTGCTGCAAGATGCTCTATtcctcttctaatgctgcaagatgaTGGCACATGTGTTACATAGAGATCCCCCcctttattctggcatttctgcagtttaGCCCACAAATATACCCCTATTCCtttgatatcgatgcatatgtagcATAGTTCCAAAgtaagtcttgtgagtactttggatgagtactcgccgTTGCTTTGCTATCTTTTTCCTTCAACCCGGTTGCTACTATAAGATAGTAGCCTCTCAGATACAGGTATTCTTGATGATGGATACTACTTGGAGTTTGATGTTGACGAGTAGTTCGGAGGTCCTAGGCTGGAGGCATGCGCCTTTTCAATCTAGTGTCATTGTTTTGCTCAACCGTCTTAAGGAAAAACTTGTTTAACTTCATCTATACCCATACTTTTTTGTTTGTTGACTGATGTATTATGGGTCCTCGTGACCCCGACTTCTAATATAAAGATTCATGTTTAAGTTGTgtcgtagagttgtgttgtgatattgacGTGGGTCACCACTGGTGATCATGCATgatgcatgtatgattagtgcatgattaTAAACGGGGGCGTCAAAGTCACATTTGTCATAGACATAAGCTACTAAATCTCCGTATATAAGTTGTGAAATAGACATCCATACAATAGTCCACCTCCATCCTTTGCTCGCACTCCCCAACAATACCCCGCTTGCATCCTCCTCGCAATCATCATTTCACCAGCCCTATAAACCTCTCGGTGGCGCCAATGTACCTAGAACTATGCCATCGCCCTTCAGTGATGTGTTGATATATTCGATGGGTATCCATCGAGTATGGATACCCATCGGGCATATGTATAGGTATGTGATTATTGTACCCTCACCATACCCTACCCATTTCTATGCTTTATCTATAAAAAACTTCTTTGCACATATGTAGCCTGGATCGATGTCAACTCTTTTTTGTTTGAGTAAGTTTGGTATCTTTATTGATTAACTACATAAGGTACAACAAAAGTATCCTAAAGTGGAAGTAGCCATACGTATTGACAATACTCGAGAGTAAGAGATTTTTTTACAAAATTGTGCGCTTCTGTATTAGATGCTCTCCCCTTTTGAATGAGGGCCACCTCCTAGAAAGAATTTCAGTAGCCTTAATCTCCATGGGCATCATAATGTACGCGCCTTCACTCGCTCCATTGGCAGGGAATTTGACATATAAAGGAGCCTTGCCAAGCCACGGGTCCAACCAGATAAGGTCCCATCTCCATTTCCTATGGAAATGTTTATACCGAGGTGGATATCATGTTTGATCACCTGGAAGGACTCCCAGAACTAGGAGCGCTCCCTTCGATCACAAGGGAGGAACTCGGCAGCCCTGCATGCATTTAGCTTTTATAAGATGCAACCATAGCCCTCCCTCATCCTTTAGAATCACCACACCCATCTCAGCATAAGGGACACATTCATGCATTGGGCTGCCAGAATACGTTAACCCCATGGGCCCTTAGGGAAGCATATATCAGCCCACTTAACCATATGGTATTTCTGGTGCCGATTGACCGCTTGTCAGAAGAATTGTGATAGATCCTTGTCAAATGAGCTATGTACCTCTTTTGATATAATATACAATCCCATCATATACATGGGAGGCTAGAGAGACAAGAGTCTATATGCATGAGTTTACTCCCTTTAGAGGAGAATCTCCTGCGCCACGACTCCGTCTTGAATGCAACACGCCCCAAAAGCAGGCCAAAGTCCCTGGTATGGATCATAGAATTAGAAAGCGGCATCCCCAAGTATCCAAGGATAACCTACAATTAGGTTCTCTGCTATTTGGCGCTTGTTCTCCAATGAAAACACCATGACCACAACCCCACTCTTATCGAAGTTGATATAAAGTCCCAACATGAACGCATGAAAGGAGAAGGAACGTAAGATTGATGATATCCAGTTACGACCCTCACAGCATGATCATGATGTCATATGCATATTGTAGATGTGCCACACCATGCAGCTCTAGGGATAATATGCCCAACCACACCAGAGATGTGATCAGTCATCATAGCTTCATCCAGGATGTCCGCCAGGGCGTCAACGAGAAGGTTAAAGAAGAGGAGAGAAATAGATACCCCGACCTCACCCCGCGCGACGACCTATAAAATAGGCGCTCACCTCTCCATTAACATTGGTAGTGGTGCTATCACTCATGACCATCTCCATGGTCCAACAACACCGACGATCATCGAACCCCCTCCGGTTAGGGACTTGGCGGAGAAATGACCAGTCCAAGCGATTGTAAGCATTATAGAAATTTAGCTGAAGGAACACACCCTTCTAGCACTGAACCTTAACCTAATGAACAATTCATGATGCTCTAGGGTCGCATCGTGAATACGGCGCCCCTTAACAAAGGTGAACTAGTAAGGGTGTGTGAGGCATTCCACCACCAGGGCAAACCGTGTTGCACGCACCTTAGCAAATATCCATTGAAGGACATTTATCACCGTGAACGGTCTAATGTGACCGATATCTGTTTCCCCAACTAATTTTGGGATTGGGGAACCACACGGAAGTTCAAATGGGACACATACAATGTCCCAATGTAGAATTTTTAGAACATTTGCTTAATCATCGCCTAAAGATGCTCTCAAAACTAATGGAAAAAGGAGACTAGGAGGCCATTCAGACAAGACACCAAACTAGCCTTCACCTCTGCAATCGCCGGACCAACCTCCTCAGGCAAGAATGAGAGGGTCAGCTCCGCATTCTCGTCGGCAGACACCCTTGCCTCTGCTGGCCAGCAGTTTACACCCACTGCAACCCTAAACCAGGGCTCCACCATGAAGATCTCCTTATAGAAGGTATAGATATGTACCAAGATAGTCCTGCAACCTTCAAGAGGATCGCTTCTTTCCCAAGGCACGGGCGATGGCCCATTTACTATGCCGCATATTCGCAATGCCATGGAAGTAAGCAGCGTCGGCATCCCGTGGAGAGGCCAATTCCGACGACTGCGTTGACGCGATAAAATCTTTCCACCCTTGAATATCTTCATAAcgataaagccccccccccccccccccccccccccgccgccgctttGGATTAAGCAACCATCCGATACAACGAGCTCATTGGGCCGCAACACAAACaagaccaaaagaaaaaaaaagagaaacaaatgTCGACAATGGCAGATCGACGAAACGAAGATGGCCGGGAACCGTTGCACCCTCCGAAGAAGTACCACCGCGCTTCTAGCACTCCAAAGCGCCGCGTAccgagcaacaccttcaagaaggagtgcgacgccgccgccgctgctacccagacaagtcctagggtttcccccggtacgcagagggcagtggggaaggggtatacccgacgcccttcaggaaggtccgGCGGCGGCCACATGCGTCACCGCGTCGATGCCGGATGAGCCGCCAGGGATTTCTCCAAACCCAAACCACCACCCGGGACGATTCAAAGTGCACCACCAGACCTGCCGCCCACCAACATGTGCCACCATGGTCACCGAACCAACCTCGTCATCTTCCTGAGGCCACCGACACGAGACCTGGAGGAGGGACGAGGAGCCAACGAGCTCGGGGGCATCCGCAACTCAGCCGatgagaggggacaaccaccgccgccgccgcagagccGACCGGACATGACGACAGAAGCTTACCAGGCCCGAACAGGCCCGACCGGGCCCCAAAGGGTCCGGACAACCCCTGCCATCATGTTGTAGCACATCGGCCGAAGGAGCCGCCATCACCCGCAGCCCCCGACTCTGCGCCACCTCCACCAGGGAGCCACGCCGCCACGCGCTGGCCCGCCCAACCTAGATGGGCCCAAAAGGGCCTAGATCTGCGCAGAGCGGATGCCGCCGGCCAGCCACACCACCACGCGCCCCGCGGCCAACGGCCACGTCGCCGCATGAGGAGTGCCCTCACCCACAGAACCCCGTGCCCCCACACGAGCGTGGAAAGAAGGGCCCGTCGCCGCCATCGCGCGGACCATGCCGACAACGGCGGCAGGAGGGAGCGGCGGGGGAGGAAGGctggaggagaggacggcggcagcggcaggagggcgcggcggcggcaggggccgAGCGAGCGAAGCCGTCCAACTCTATAAAACCTCAGCTGAATATCTTCATAATGTAGGCCTCAAAGTCAATGGTTCTCAGTGGTAAGACCAAATTCGTCCGCTGTCACATGAAGCTTAGGGTTCCATGGTTGGTTCTCGAACTTGCCAGATGCCGACGCTGATGGGAAAACATTTTGCCTATTGCATAGGTCCTTTTATTGATTATTAGCATCCATAAGgacaagacacacacacacacacacacacatgtatgaTGCATATAGTCTACAACTTGCGATCGAGAACAACACTCCAGTTGTATATATGTCCGTCGATTGATCGTCTACATGAGGAGCCCCCTGGCTATGCGGCCGTCAGCGCCCTGGGGAAAGAAGCCGCCGGCCTGGGCGGGGCTTCCGGTGCCGTACACGATGCCGAGGATCTCCTCGGGCGTGCGATCGTAAGCGAGCGAGTAGCGGTCGCCGGCGATGATGTTCCCCACGGTCTGCCCCTCGGGCCCCTCACCCGGCGCCACCACTAGCCCCTCGTCCTTCACCCCCCTCCTCCCAAGCTCGTTCCGCAGCTCGGAGATGTGCGCGGTCACCTCCGCCACACCAACACCATAGCTCGCCACCCGCGACAGTCCGCGCTCGTACAGCAGGGCCCGGATCACCGCGTCCTGTGCGGATTCCACGCCCAGCAGTCCCGCCACCAGCTGCGTGCAATCAATCACAGAAGTACGACAAGTTAATTAGAGTATCACGTACATGTAATTAATGGGAATATCGATCAGTACGCATGCACGCATTTTGTGTGTCTGATCGATACGGCTGGTGGTAGGGTGATCACGCGTGTGGTGTAGCCTAGGTACGTACCCTTCTGGCCTGGGGAGTGAGGAGCTTGGGGTTGGCGCCGACGTAGCCGGTCAGGCCGACGTACGGGATGATGTAGGAGGCGATGAGGAAGTTGAGGCTGTTCTCGTAGGGGTTGAAGGGCGGGTCCAGCGTCGTGTTCATCGCCTGCTCCACGATCTTGCCGATGTTGGTCGCGCTGATGTCCAGCTGCGGCCGCGGGAATCCCCTCACGTTCTGCTTGATCGCCCTGCACAAACACACGCACGTACTGTTCATAAACGACATGCTAGTATGCTACTCTGCTACTAATATTTCTTGGTCGGGAGAGAGTCCAAGTGGCCGAATTGTGAGGTTAATTGCGTACGTACctgaggtggccaacttcttggtAGCAGAACTGTGTGGCGACGTCTCGGACGAAGGGGGTGAGGGCGGCGGTCTGGCCACCGATGGGATGCGGGCCGCCGCCGGTGAGGTTGACGTCGATGCCATCGAGGCCGTAGCCCAGCGCCGACCAGCAGAAGAACTCCGCCTCCAGGTACTCGAGGTTCAGCGGGAACTCCAGCAGGTCCACGTCCGATTGTGGCAGcagcgtgccgccgccgccgaagaACCCGCGGTACCGTGCCCACTCGTTGTCCATGTCCTGCGCCCGGCAGACGCCGCCGCAGAGAGCAGCCGCCACCAAGGCGACCACCACGACGAAGGTGGCCGGCGCAGCCATGGCAATACTACTTGCAGCTCGTAGTATGATCACGAGTTGGGAGTTTGAACGCCAAGGATGATGGTAGGATCACTGATCTGCAGGTTTGGGGGACTTGACTTGTGCGTGTTCTCGTCCTCGCGATCGGCGAATGTAATATAGGCGGTGCGGCACATGCGGAAGGGGTGCAACGTGGAGCGTGACGTGGACGGGAACGGGAAGAGGAGTGGGGGTGGCGCGCCAAGGGTGTGGCTTCCGCGGGAGCTACGTGTGGCGTTGTTTAAACGGCAGGTCGCTGTTTCCTTTGTCTTGGAGGAAATTTGAGTGGGTCGACCATTACTCCATTGTGTGACGTTTTCTGTGCAGTTTTCTAGTTTTGGACCTTACCATGGGCTCCTGAAGCACACACAATGGTGGCGCAAATTAGACAAGTTCCCATACACGAAATGGGGCATGCGATGTGCGCTCAGAAAGAAAGGTAGGAAGGGCGAAGAAACAGTCACATATGCTTGCAAGGCATTATAGGACAGTGCTTGAAAGGAAACTATTAGCATGATGTAATACCTCCTTTTTAAGTTAGCAACGTGTATAactttttttgcgcaaaaaaagtGTATAACTTTTCCCCCGAAAAAAAGCAAAGTGTATAACTTTTTAAACATGCATTCGTCCCTTAGGGCTTATTTGGTTTACTAGTTTTTCAAACCATAAAAATAGGAAAAGTAAATGATTAATAGGTCATGTCAGTTGAATCGAAGAATTCACCATGGAAAGTGCACCCCAATCTCCTAATTGGATTGATAATTAATGTCAACGTATCTTAAGGGACTTAGCCTTTTCATTTTTGTGATCCAAAACCATATTGAGTCAATTCTTTCTCAAATGTCCTTAAAGATCAAACTTCAAAATCTCACCGAAACAGTGTTTTGGACGGTGTCACCAAAATGTCACAAGGGTGGCGAGATTACATTTCGGTCATATTGTACAAAAAGTGTTGATGATTCAAGTGTTAGATGTTCCAAGTCTGATGGCCGAGCTGACAAACCTTCCTTCAGACATGCAAGGAAAAGGAAGGGTAAGGATGGAAACTCCTCTACCAAGTACTTGACATTGCCGACTGCAAGTCCTCCATCATGCACTCGAAAAATCCTTAAGATATAGACGCGGCTCTTTGAGGTTACCGTTCAGACACAACTCCACATGGTAAACACTTAGAATAAGGGACATTGGCGAAAATCAGTATTGGAAAGGGTTTTGAACAGACAAATACACTGGTAGATGGTTGGACTCTGATGAATCAACAAACATTAGACATCTGAAGAGGTGATATTGTGTGAATCACCCCCCCATAATACTCCCTCagtttttatttacttcgcatattagctttggtcaaagtcaatctTTGTAAACTTTGACGAAGTTTATACACAAaagtattaacatatacaataacaaatcaatacacttagattcattattgaatatactttcacatcatatagatttgttattataaatgttcatacttttttctataaacttggtcaaactgtatgaagtttgacttcagtcaaatctaatatgcagagtaaataaaaacgaagggagtattagTTAGCATCCCTTGATCATTTATGGCACCCCAAACATCCGACTTCATTTTCCTATTGGAAAGGAAAAAAATAGTTCTAACATGAACTTGTTCACCTGCAATAGTCAAGAACTCTTGACGGTATCTAGCTGGAACAACGTGTTCATCCTGAATAACTTGATTTAAGGACAAAGAATTTCGTGATGGATGGTGTTGGACACATAAGAAACAACAACTGGACATCTCCAGTGGTGACTGCACTAGTGGTTGTTGATGGACACAAAAGAAACAATGACCAATAGATGTCTACAAAGGTGACTACAACCGCTCAGGCGTGGCTCCTTGAGTATATTGATATGTATATGCATTGttgtaatatgaaaatgaaatGTGTATCAACAAAAGGCTATATTGAGACTACCCTTAAGATGTAATTCAACCGATATATAATTATGTTGGGTTAATGTATTGTTTAATCGTGTTGCGTATTATCGGTTGTTATACTTTGTATTTTTAATTAACTAAATGTACTAGGGACTAATAGAACAGAAGGCTTGTTACTAGTAAGTAAAATACCAGTGAAGATCTAATTTTGAAACATGCCACAAGTGGAGTAGTTACTAGTGACACTCGCCTATTTTGCTAATTACTAGTAACTTCTTACCACTGGCGAGTTACCATTGACGGCTACTCTGCTCGTGAATAATGTGGAAAATGCACCCATCACTAGTAAGTTGTAGCAGGGGTCCTACATTGGCTTGTGTGCATGGGAGCCTTCAAGGTGTGAAGGACGAAGCAAGATGTTTGCACGAACCTAGAGACCTATTTGGTGAAGATCTACCCTGATTAAGGCTAGACTTTCAAGGTCGTAAGCCTTGGTGGCATAGGCTGAGTGCTCCATTGTGGGTGTAGTTCT
The window above is part of the Triticum aestivum cultivar Chinese Spring chromosome 2A, IWGSC CS RefSeq v2.1, whole genome shotgun sequence genome. Proteins encoded here:
- the LOC123185452 gene encoding desiccation-related protein PCC13-62 yields the protein MAAPATFVVVVALVAAALCGGVCRAQDMDNEWARYRGFFGGGGTLLPQSDVDLLEFPLNLEYLEAEFFCWSALGYGLDGIDVNLTGGGPHPIGGQTAALTPFVRDVATQFCYQEVGHLRAIKQNVRGFPRPQLDISATNIGKIVEQAMNTTLDPPFNPYENSLNFLIASYIIPYVGLTGYVGANPKLLTPQARRLVAGLLGVESAQDAVIRALLYERGLSRVASYGVGVAEVTAHISELRNELGRRGVKDEGLVVAPGEGPEGQTVGNIIAGDRYSLAYDRTPEEILGIVYGTGSPAQAGGFFPQGADGRIARGLLM